The sequence GCGGTGCGGGCCGGTTCACCCGGGCCAGGTTCCGGTCAGGCGGCGGGTGGTGGCGGCTCCGGCCCGGTCGACGGCGGCTCGGACCACGGCGAAGATCGCGCCTTGCAGGGCCGCCGCCAGGAGGATCTCCCGCCAGGTGCGCTGCTCGTCGGTGGCGGCGGGGGCCTCGTCCTCATGGCCGATCACCTTCCAT is a genomic window of Streptomyces showdoensis containing:
- a CDS encoding DUF4235 domain-containing protein → WKVIGHEDEAPAATDEQRTWREILLAAALQGAIFAVVRAAVDRAGAATTRRLTGTWPG